A genomic segment from Triticum dicoccoides isolate Atlit2015 ecotype Zavitan chromosome 1A, WEW_v2.0, whole genome shotgun sequence encodes:
- the LOC119366897 gene encoding probable glutathione S-transferase GSTF1 codes for MGGAVKVYGVGASPFVATVLLCLEETGADYELVPLDMAAREQRAEPHLSRNPFGKIPVLEDGELTLFESRAISRYVLRKYGGTNPTTDLLRESSLEESAMVDVWTEVEAHQYQPAIEHIVQQCVILPFIGGARDQAVVDDNVGKLKKVLDVHEARLSTHAYLAGDFFSLADLVHFGITYYLVAGTEYATLLESRANVWAWCGRIMARPSVKKVAPLIQLWLKPSSSA; via the exons ATGGGCGGTGCCGTGAAGGTGTACGGGGTGGGGGCGTCTCCGTTCGTGGCGACGGTGCTCTTGTGCCTGGAGGAGACGGGCGCAGACTACGAGCTCGTCCCCCTCGACATGGCGGCGCGTGAGCAGAGGGCCGAGCCACACCTCTCCCGAAAC CCTTTCGGGAAGATCCCAGTGTTAGAGGACGGAGAGCTGACTCTCTTCG AATCGCGCGCGATTTCTCGGTACGTGCTCCGCAAGTACGGAGGCACCAACCCCACCACCGATCTTCTAAGGGAATCCAGCCTCGAGGAATCAGCCATGGTGGACGTGTGGACGGAGGTGGAGGCCCACCAGTACCAGCCGGCCATCGAACACATCGTCCAGCAGTGCGTCATCCTGCCGTTCATCGGCGGCGCGCGAGACCAGGCCGTTGTCGACGAT AACGTGGGGAAGCTGAAGAAGGTCCTGGACGTGCATGAGGCGCGGCTGTCGACGCACGCGTACCTCGCCGGAGATTTCTTCAGCCTCGCCGACCTCGTCCacttcggtatcacctactacctggTGGCCGGAACCGAGTACGCCACGTTGCTGGAGTCGCGCGCGAACGTGTGGGCGTGGTGCGGGCGGATCATGGCCAGGCCGTCGGTCAAGAAGGTGGCGCCGTTAATCCAGCTCTGGTTGAAGCCATCTTCGTCTGCTTAA